From the genome of Symphalangus syndactylus isolate Jambi chromosome 7, NHGRI_mSymSyn1-v2.1_pri, whole genome shotgun sequence, one region includes:
- the NEURL1B gene encoding E3 ubiquitin-protein ligase NEURL1B isoform X1 — MGNTVHRTLPDPSPPARLLATRPCCGPGPERRPVLGEAPRFHAQAKGKNVRLDGHSRRATRRNSFCNGVTFTQRPIRLYEQVRLRLVAVRPGWSGALRFGFTAHDPSLMSAQDIPKYACPDLVTRPGYWAKALPENLALRDTVLAYWADRHGRVFYSVNDGEPVLFHCGVAVGGPLWALIDVYGITDEVQLLESAFADTLTPARLSQARFSACLPPSSHDAANFDNNELENNQVVAKLGHLALGRAPGPPPADAAAAAIPCGPRERPRPASSPALLEADLRFHATRGPDVSLSADRKVACAPRPDGGRTLVFSERPLRPGESLFVEVGRPGLAAPGALAFGITSCDPGGLRPNELPADPDALLDRKEYWVVARAGPVPSGGDALSFTLRPGGDVLLGVNGRPRGRLLCVDTTQALWAFFAVRGGVAGQLRLLGTLQSSPATTTPSGSLSGSQDDSDSDMTFSVNQSSSASESSLVTAPSSPLSPPVSPVFSPPEPAGIKNGECTVCFDGEVDTVIYTCGHMCLCHSCGLRLKRQARACCPICRRPIKDVIKIYRP, encoded by the exons ACCCGAGCCCACCGGCGCGCCTCCTGGCCACCCGGCCGTGCTGCGGCCCCGGCCCTGAGCGGCGCCCGGTCCTGGGCGAGGCGCCGCGCTTCCACGCGCAGGCCAAAGGCAAGAACGTGCGGCTGGACGGCCACTCGCGCCGGGCCACGCGGCGCAACAGCTTCTGCAACGGCGTCACGTTCACGCAGCGGCCCATCCGGCTGTACGAGCAGGTGCGGCTGCGCCTGGTGGCCGTGCGCCCGGGCTGGAGCGGCGCGCTGCGCTTCGGGTTCACTGCCCACGATCCGTCGCTCATGAGCGCCCAGGACATCCCCAAGTACGCCTGCCCCGACCTGGTCACGCGGCCGGGCTACTGGGCCAAGGCACTGCCCGAGAACCTGGCGCTGCGCGACACGGTGCTGGCCTACTGGGCGGACCGCCACGGCCGCGTGTTCTACAGCGTGAACGACGGCGAGCCGGTGCTCTTCCACTGCGGCGTGGCCGTGGGCGGCCCGCTCTGGGCGCTCATTGACGTCTACGGCATCACCGACGAGGTGCAGCTTCTGG AGAGCGCCTTCGCCGACACGCTGACGCCCGCGCGCCTCAGCCAGGCCCGCTTCAGCGCCTGCCTGCCGCCCAGCAGCCACGACGCGGCCAACTTCGACAACAACGAGCTCGAGAACAACCAGGTGGTGGCCAAGCTGGGCCACCTGGCGCTGGGCCGCGCCCCGGGCCCACCGCCAGCCGACGCCGCGGCCGCCGCCATCCCGTGCGGGCCCCGTGAGCGCCCGCGGCCCGCGTCGTCGCCGGCGCTGCTGGAGGCCGACCTGCGCTTCCACGCAACACGCGGGCCCGACGTGAGCCTGTCGGCCGACCGCAAAGTGGCCTGCGCGCCGAGGCCCGACGGCGGCCGCACGCTGGTCTTCTCCGAGCGCCCGTTGCGGCCCGGCGAGAGCCTCTTCGTGGAGGTAGGCCGTCCGGGGCTGGCGGCGCCCGGCGCGCTGGCCTTCGGCATCACGTCGTGCGACCCGGGCGGGCTACGGCCCAACGAGCTGCCAGCCGACCCAGACGCGCTGCTCGACCGCAAGGAGTActgggtggtggcgcgcgccgggcCCGTGCCGAGCGGCGGCGACGCGCTCAGCTTCACGCTGCGGCCCGGCGGCGACGTGCTCCTGGGCGTCAACGGGCGTCCGCGCGGCCGCCTGCTGTGCGTCGACACCACGCAGGCGCTCTGGGCCTTCTTCGCCGTGCGCGGCGGCGTCGCGGGCCAGCTGCGTCTCCTCG GTACCCTGCAGTCCAGCCCTGCGACCACGACTCCATCAGGGTCCCTCAGCGGCTCCCAGGACGATAGTGATTCAGATATGACCTTCAGTGTCAACCAGTCCTCCTCGGCATCTGAGTCATCCCTGG TGACAGCCCCCAGCTCCCCGCTGAGCCCCCCGGTGTCACCCGTGTTCTCCCCACCGGAGCCGGCAGGCATCAAGAATGGCGAGTGCACGGTGTGCTTCGATGGCGAGGTGGACACGGTCATCTACACGTGTGGACACATGTGCCTGTGCCACAGCTGCGGCCTGCGGCTCAAGCGGCAGGCCCGGGCCTGCTGCCCCATCTGCCGGCGGCCCATCAAGGACGTCATTAAGATCTACAGGCCATAG
- the NEURL1B gene encoding E3 ubiquitin-protein ligase NEURL1B isoform X2, with protein MGNTVHRTLPDPSPPARLLATRPCCGPGPERRPVLGEAPRFHAQAKGKNVRLDGHSRRATRRNSFCNGVTFTQRPIRLYEQVRLRLVAVRPGWSGALRFGFTAHDPSLMSAQDIPKYACPDLVTRPGYWAKALPENLALRDTVLAYWADRHGRVFYSVNDGEPVLFHCGVAVGGPLWALIDVYGITDEVQLLGTLQSSPATTTPSGSLSGSQDDSDSDMTFSVNQSSSASESSLVTAPSSPLSPPVSPVFSPPEPAGIKNGECTVCFDGEVDTVIYTCGHMCLCHSCGLRLKRQARACCPICRRPIKDVIKIYRP; from the exons ACCCGAGCCCACCGGCGCGCCTCCTGGCCACCCGGCCGTGCTGCGGCCCCGGCCCTGAGCGGCGCCCGGTCCTGGGCGAGGCGCCGCGCTTCCACGCGCAGGCCAAAGGCAAGAACGTGCGGCTGGACGGCCACTCGCGCCGGGCCACGCGGCGCAACAGCTTCTGCAACGGCGTCACGTTCACGCAGCGGCCCATCCGGCTGTACGAGCAGGTGCGGCTGCGCCTGGTGGCCGTGCGCCCGGGCTGGAGCGGCGCGCTGCGCTTCGGGTTCACTGCCCACGATCCGTCGCTCATGAGCGCCCAGGACATCCCCAAGTACGCCTGCCCCGACCTGGTCACGCGGCCGGGCTACTGGGCCAAGGCACTGCCCGAGAACCTGGCGCTGCGCGACACGGTGCTGGCCTACTGGGCGGACCGCCACGGCCGCGTGTTCTACAGCGTGAACGACGGCGAGCCGGTGCTCTTCCACTGCGGCGTGGCCGTGGGCGGCCCGCTCTGGGCGCTCATTGACGTCTACGGCATCACCGACGAGGTGCAGCTTCTGG GTACCCTGCAGTCCAGCCCTGCGACCACGACTCCATCAGGGTCCCTCAGCGGCTCCCAGGACGATAGTGATTCAGATATGACCTTCAGTGTCAACCAGTCCTCCTCGGCATCTGAGTCATCCCTGG TGACAGCCCCCAGCTCCCCGCTGAGCCCCCCGGTGTCACCCGTGTTCTCCCCACCGGAGCCGGCAGGCATCAAGAATGGCGAGTGCACGGTGTGCTTCGATGGCGAGGTGGACACGGTCATCTACACGTGTGGACACATGTGCCTGTGCCACAGCTGCGGCCTGCGGCTCAAGCGGCAGGCCCGGGCCTGCTGCCCCATCTGCCGGCGGCCCATCAAGGACGTCATTAAGATCTACAGGCCATAG